The following proteins are encoded in a genomic region of Bosea beijingensis:
- a CDS encoding Zn-dependent hydrolase yields MSIDQDRLWRRIEALSAITDPERPWTRRSFTPRFLEGREWLAAEFREAGLETELDAAGNLIGRLTGADPTLKPILIGSHSDTVPSGGRYDGILGVLAALEVAQSFSERGDRLRHTLEVVDFLAEEPSEFGLSCIGSRALAGTLSEEHLAMTRPDGMTLREGIAFVGGRPAELASVQRPADGIAAYVEVHIEQGRVLENERIPIGIVTDIVGIRRERIIVTGRADHAGATPMPLRADALVGAAKLIEAAYMRALATARDNQPLVATFGRIEVSPNASNAVPGEAVMTLEVRSGNEAAVKAFGEVLVRDLRPALEDLRLTIAVEPISHVAPTACARQVRSAIANASASLGLATRDLPSGAGHDGVHIAHIGPVGMLFVPCLEGRSHAPEESITPDQAGDGARVLAETVRLLDAQLG; encoded by the coding sequence ATGTCGATCGATCAGGACCGGCTCTGGCGCCGTATCGAAGCGCTTTCCGCCATCACCGACCCGGAGCGCCCCTGGACGCGCCGCTCCTTCACGCCGCGCTTCCTCGAAGGGCGCGAGTGGCTCGCAGCGGAATTCCGCGAGGCCGGGCTGGAGACGGAGCTCGATGCCGCCGGCAACCTGATCGGCCGGCTCACTGGGGCCGATCCGACGCTGAAGCCGATCCTGATCGGCTCGCATTCCGACACGGTGCCCTCCGGCGGGCGCTATGACGGCATTTTGGGCGTGCTCGCCGCGCTGGAAGTCGCGCAGAGCTTCAGCGAGCGCGGCGACCGCCTGCGCCATACGCTGGAGGTGGTCGACTTCCTCGCCGAAGAACCGAGCGAATTCGGCCTCTCCTGCATCGGCAGCCGCGCGCTCGCCGGCACGTTGAGTGAAGAGCATCTGGCAATGACCCGCCCGGACGGCATGACCTTGCGCGAAGGCATCGCCTTCGTCGGCGGGCGGCCGGCGGAACTGGCTTCCGTCCAGCGGCCGGCGGATGGTATCGCGGCCTATGTCGAGGTCCATATCGAGCAGGGCCGTGTGCTGGAGAACGAGCGCATCCCGATAGGCATCGTCACCGATATCGTCGGCATCCGCCGCGAGCGCATCATCGTCACCGGCCGGGCCGACCATGCCGGCGCGACGCCGATGCCGCTCCGGGCCGATGCGCTGGTCGGCGCCGCGAAACTGATCGAGGCTGCCTACATGCGTGCGCTGGCGACGGCGCGCGACAACCAGCCGCTGGTCGCCACCTTCGGGCGCATCGAGGTCAGCCCCAACGCGTCCAATGCCGTGCCGGGCGAGGCCGTGATGACGCTGGAGGTCCGCTCCGGCAACGAGGCGGCGGTGAAGGCCTTCGGCGAAGTGCTGGTGCGCGATCTGCGCCCTGCCCTTGAAGACTTGCGTCTCACCATCGCGGTCGAGCCGATCAGCCATGTCGCGCCGACCGCCTGCGCTCGGCAAGTCCGTTCAGCGATTGCCAACGCCTCCGCCTCGCTCGGGCTCGCGACGCGCGACCTGCCGAGCGGGGCCGGCCATGACGGCGTCCATATCGCCCATATCGGCCCGGTCGGCATGCTCTTCGTGCCCTGCCTCGAAGGGCGCAGCCATGCGCCGGAGGAATCGATCACGCCGGACCAGGCCGGTGACGGCGCCCGCGTACTCGCCGAGACGGTGCGCCTGCTCGACGCACAACTGGGCTGA
- a CDS encoding dihydroorotase produces the protein MSDFDLVIRGNIVLSDRIIEDGYVAVSGGKVGKVGQGTPPAARETQDFRGQWIMPGVIDGQVHSGSQANHEGIGMCSRAAAAGGVTVMVDMPYDEPEPVTNAKLFNEKVVVVERDAHVDVALYATITIENGLHAIPGLVDAGACAFKFSTFEANPTRFPRIGDDTLYEAFKLIEPTGLLCGVHNQDQEMTRRNIARLIEAGDTGPDAFLRAHTPLVENLATARIYEIGAETGARAHAVHVSTSRGFEICNMYKQAGYKATVESCVQYFMLNAEEHGPRFGARIKHYPPIRPKAESDLLWSHLAAGHCDFISSDHVSWGLEKKGDPMIFKNTSGGPGIETLLPALWTGCEEHGLSPTIVVKQLCEGPAKAFLLADKGRLEAGADADITVLEPGRFIHDPSKSLSAVKWSSMEGREFRVRVAATYVRGQLAWDGKEIRNKAGDGRFLRPAA, from the coding sequence ATGAGCGATTTCGATCTCGTCATACGCGGCAATATCGTGCTGTCCGACAGGATCATCGAGGATGGCTATGTCGCCGTCAGCGGTGGCAAGGTCGGCAAGGTCGGTCAGGGCACGCCCCCCGCGGCCCGCGAGACGCAGGATTTCCGGGGACAGTGGATCATGCCGGGCGTGATCGACGGGCAGGTCCATTCCGGCAGCCAGGCCAATCACGAAGGCATCGGCATGTGCTCGCGCGCGGCGGCGGCCGGCGGCGTCACCGTGATGGTCGACATGCCCTATGACGAGCCGGAGCCGGTCACTAACGCAAAACTCTTCAACGAGAAGGTCGTGGTGGTCGAGCGCGACGCCCATGTCGATGTCGCGCTCTATGCCACGATCACCATCGAGAACGGCCTGCATGCCATTCCCGGCCTCGTCGATGCGGGCGCCTGCGCCTTCAAGTTCTCGACCTTCGAGGCCAATCCGACGCGCTTCCCCCGCATCGGCGACGACACGCTCTACGAGGCCTTCAAGCTGATCGAGCCGACCGGCCTGCTCTGCGGCGTCCATAACCAGGACCAGGAGATGACGAGGCGCAACATCGCCAGGTTGATCGAGGCCGGCGATACCGGCCCGGACGCCTTCCTGCGCGCCCATACGCCATTGGTTGAGAACCTCGCCACCGCGCGCATCTACGAGATCGGCGCCGAGACGGGCGCCCGGGCACATGCCGTCCACGTCTCGACCTCGCGCGGCTTCGAGATCTGCAACATGTACAAGCAGGCCGGCTACAAGGCGACGGTCGAGAGCTGCGTGCAATATTTCATGCTCAATGCCGAGGAGCACGGCCCGCGCTTCGGCGCCAGGATCAAGCATTACCCGCCGATCCGCCCGAAGGCCGAGAGCGACCTGCTCTGGAGCCATCTCGCTGCCGGCCATTGCGATTTCATCTCGTCGGACCATGTCTCCTGGGGGCTGGAAAAGAAGGGGGACCCGATGATCTTCAAGAACACCTCGGGCGGGCCGGGCATCGAGACCCTGCTGCCGGCGCTCTGGACCGGCTGCGAGGAGCACGGCCTCTCCCCGACCATCGTGGTGAAGCAGCTCTGCGAGGGGCCGGCAAAAGCCTTCCTGCTCGCCGACAAGGGCCGGCTCGAAGCCGGCGCCGATGCCGACATCACCGTGCTGGAGCCCGGCCGCTTCATCCATGACCCCAGCAAGAGCCTCTCGGCGGTGAAGTGGAGCTCGATGGAGGGTCGCGAGTTCCGCGTCCGCGTCGCCGCGACCTATGTCCGTGGGCAACTTGCCTGGGACGGCAAGGAAATCCGCAACAAGGCCGGCGACGGCCGCTTCCTGCGCCCGGCGGCTTGA
- a CDS encoding DUF917 domain-containing protein, which translates to MRRFLTSRDVEAAVAGGSVFAAGGGGWADHGRMLGTAAVNTGRPELVTMDEIPDDAIIATAAAIGAPGGTTEWEMWGIDYVKAVQLLQDALGKPIYGLIIGQNGMSSTLNAWLPSAILGVKVVDAVGDIRAHPTGDMGSIGLANSPEATLQVAVGGNRSKNQYIELVTRGATAKVSPILRTASDMSGGFIASCRNPVSAAYVRKNAALGGISMALALGERILAAKPKGGSAVIDAICDETGGSIIARGIVAKKDVRYTNEAFDIGTIQVGTGAAARVIHVMNEYMAVTDPDGARHACFPDVITTLDTDGQPVSSGHVREGMELSVLRVPKSKIPLSSSVTDPSVYPIVEKALGMNFTDYALGREG; encoded by the coding sequence ATGAGACGCTTTCTGACGAGCAGGGATGTCGAGGCTGCGGTTGCCGGCGGTTCGGTCTTCGCGGCGGGTGGTGGCGGCTGGGCCGATCACGGCCGCATGCTCGGCACCGCCGCGGTCAATACCGGCAGGCCCGAGCTCGTCACGATGGACGAGATTCCCGACGACGCGATCATCGCAACGGCCGCCGCGATCGGTGCGCCCGGCGGCACGACCGAGTGGGAGATGTGGGGTATCGACTACGTCAAGGCCGTACAGCTCCTGCAGGACGCGCTGGGCAAGCCGATCTACGGCCTGATCATCGGCCAGAACGGTATGTCGAGCACGCTGAACGCCTGGCTGCCGAGCGCGATCCTCGGCGTGAAGGTGGTCGATGCGGTCGGCGATATCCGCGCCCATCCCACCGGCGACATGGGCTCGATCGGCCTCGCCAACAGCCCGGAGGCGACGCTCCAGGTCGCGGTCGGCGGCAACCGCTCCAAGAACCAGTATATCGAGCTGGTGACGCGCGGCGCGACGGCCAAGGTCTCGCCGATCCTGCGCACGGCCTCGGACATGTCGGGCGGCTTCATCGCTTCCTGCCGCAACCCGGTTTCGGCGGCCTATGTCCGCAAGAACGCCGCACTCGGCGGCATCTCGATGGCGCTGGCGCTGGGCGAGCGCATCCTCGCCGCCAAGCCGAAGGGCGGCAGCGCGGTGATCGACGCGATCTGCGACGAGACCGGCGGTTCCATCATCGCCCGCGGCATCGTCGCCAAGAAGGACGTGCGCTACACCAACGAGGCTTTCGATATCGGCACGATCCAGGTCGGCACCGGAGCCGCCGCCCGGGTCATCCATGTCATGAACGAATACATGGCGGTGACCGATCCCGACGGCGCCCGCCATGCCTGCTTCCCCGACGTGATCACCACGCTCGACACCGACGGCCAGCCGGTCAGCTCCGGCCATGTCCGCGAGGGCATGGAGCTTTCGGTGCTGCGCGTGCCCAAGAGCAAGATTCCGCTGAGCTCCAGCGTCACCGACCCGAGTGTCTATCCGATCGTCGAGAAGGCGCTCGGCATGAACTTCACCGACTACGCGCTCGGCCGCGAAGGCTGA